ATGGATTGTACGTCGTTGATAGGTATCGACCGTTTAAAAAGTATTTATCGTAAAGCAACAAGGACAGTATCTTCAGTGGCGTTGATTGTTAATGGATCAATAGCTCTCGATGGAGTCTATGAGCGATTCCTTGAGCGGCCGGTAAGTCCACCATAGCTTCTGCGGCCACTCCGGGCACAGCTTTGTTGTCGTGTTCAAGTGAGATTACTTCTGGTTGTCTGTTCGCACCATTCATATATCTCAAAGAATCAATTTGCAAACTATATGTTCATATGTTCGATCAATCGAATACTGGCAAGAAATGGTTCATCAGCTCAGAGAACAGAGCTCAGCCGCAGCATGAAAGTTTTGAAAGAAACagaggaggaaggagaaggagaaggagaaggagaaggaggaggaggaggagaagaaggagaaggagaagaagaagaaggtcaCCGTAACTCACTCGGGACTCAAACAGTTCCATGGATGACGTAGCCATTAGAGAGAAGAAGCCTGACAAACCCGTCACAGacactctcttcttctctatcTCCATGGCCAGCTGTGTGTCTCTCTCTGGTTCTTTGCATGTTTCCCCGCACATCAACTATCATAGAAAATTTAAGGAGATCAGAATGAAAATCACAAACCGTGATGCGATAGTTATTAGTTCTCCCGCCCGAAGCGGTCTAATACCAAACCATGGTCATTTCAGCATACCTGAAAGTTTCCGGCTTGAATTAAATCCTTCTATCTCGAACCATAGGTGACAAAGCTGCTACGTTTATTtacaacaacataattattactttttttatgtttgtttacaacataaaaCTTAACCGaacttaaattaatttaactttacttttccagttaattcaataacataattattacttttctatctttttcttcagattctctctcatattctctcttatttattattacaataaattttttaatattaaattctcttaactattcaacattttccctcaatttaacaacacaatcattactttttttccaattacttttgtattttatctcctcaaatcaaacttaacttcttaacttaattttaccttactttttcctcaattcaataacaaaatcgtcacttttttttgtatctttttctttaaattctttCTCATATTTTATCTTATCTATTAtgacaataaattttttaatactaaattctctcaattattcaatatttttttctcaattttaataacacaatcattactttttttttcttcttcaaattctctcacatatttttcctAACTACTTTTGTCTTCATGTCCTCAAATCAacactaaatcaaattaaatccaaCTTAATTTCGTTACCAAACACAATGATCTTTATGATTATTCATCTAGGCTGTTTAACGTCCAGCTCTTGAAACATAGGTTACGAAGAACCATGAATAGAAAAGAGGAATCGAACTTCCGCAAGCACTGGATTTGCCTATAGCTCGTTCAGAAGGTAGTTGGGCATGCTGAATAAACAAATATCCTAATTTTGCTCGGGATGTTCTCATTTGTTCTGGAGCCTAATCGATTCGCCCCGACTATTCTTCAATTCACTTCTGGAAACACAAATGACAAAGAAACAGAAATTGTAGTCAAATTGGCAAATATAAGTACATCTGGGAACAATTTCATTATCAATAGAAATGAAGGACAACAGCTTTCCTGTACAGTCCAAAGTATCAACAATAACAGCAAACGAATTTTCCGAGTTTCATCACAAGCCATAACTACTTAAGCAGCCCAGCCTCTCGGTAGCTTTCGATGGAGTCTATGAGAGTTTCTTCCAGTGGCCGATAAGTCCATCCCAGCTTCTGCAGCTTCTCGGAGTTCAGCTTGTTGTCATGTTGAGTCTCACTGTAACTGTGGAAAGACCAAAAACCAGGCTCTCAGAACACAGAATTCTTAGCCAAAAAATTGCGAATTCACTACCAAGGACATCAACATAGAACACCTGTAGGCTAGATAAATTAGTTTGTATTATCaagcaaaggaaaaaaataaacaaatagatGAAAGAGCTTACTTCTTTGGGTAAGTGAAGTCAGGATATAGTCTACGAAGCTTTTCCGCCAAATCTCGGGTCTTGATAGCATGCGCTACACATATGTATCTACCTTCAGCCTCGGGTTTTTCATACGCCATTATTACAGCCTCAGCAACATCTCGCACGTCAACTAGAGGACGGAGCCTGTTCGGAACAGAATCCTCACCACCTATGTCAGATCAAAATTTACCAGTCAACAATGGAGCCAAACCATAAACCTCCCTTGCCAAATGTTTATCTTTACAAGGAAAAAAGGACTTGCATCAGTATCTGTATATCCGTTTCAATCCAAACCTGGGATTGACTCGCACTGATGTCCAAAGACAAGATTACCATggaaaaggaggaaaaatGTGGAGCAtctatgatataatataaatatatgcttCATATGGAGACCGATTAGGTCTTTATAGCTTTCGAATCTGCATTTCTATTGCCTTGAAGAACCAAGGAAATTCAGGGAAAGAAATGACAGATTGCATCCCTTAATTATGACCCAACAGTTCTTCCAGAGTGCAATTCAACatactttattttcattttcttcaatttttataatatgaaaacaaaaagaattAGCTTTCACTTCATATTGTCCGACCATAAGGAATTACTTGCAACTGGAAATTTCTTTCCAAAACACATGCCTTGACAATGCTGTAAAGGTTTTATAAGCATATTGGCATATGGTGTAATATACGTAGATCAATACGTGCAATGTGAGTGGCTCATGCATAGTTACCTTGCACTAGCTGCATATATGTACCTTGCACGAGCTTTACGAGGACCAAGGTGCTCGAGTTCAATGTGAGCTGCAGAACAGGCCCAAATATAAGGCCAGGGCAAACTGCTACAACATCAAGCCCGTTCTGTTTGGCATACTCGAAAGCAGCACTTTCTGCTTCAGTCTTTGAAAGGCAATACCAGTTCTATTGGTGATGGAAagtagaagaaaaaagaagcaagTTACCACAGTTAGAGAAGCAATAAAGAATACTTGggagttaaatttataatcaaaacttgcatatttttatttatttatttatttacttttcagAAGCAATAGTATTCTAATAAGATCGCTCAGTTATTGCAAGTCAAACGGGTACCAGAGTTTTAATCTGGTGAGATGAAAAGGTCCCGAGTATTTCCTTTCGGTGGAAAAAAGGTTCAAGTTCTATTGGGAACTTCTACTGGACTTccaaaataagtaaaattttgGCATAGTTGCATCTCTTACATGAATATCGACTGAGTTCTCAGAATCAGCTTTATCACAGTGAAAAACTGGTAGCCTAGCCATTGCTAAGGTCTGAGGTGTAGAGgcaaaataaatcaaattataaaattatgaacCTCAACTAAATACTCACCATTTTTTCAGCAGGAAAGAGAGAAAGCAGTGATTAATGGCAAAGGAAAGAGCTACCAACAGCATATTCCTCTGAATGAAAGTTTAGGAAGCACATCCTTTCATTCAATTATGGAAATTTAATTCTCTAGTTGAGGTTTACCTCAGTAGCTTTGCAGTATTCCTTGCTTGACCAGCAACTTTCGTCCATAACTTGGTCCTTCGGCCAGTTTGGGTTCATCACCACAGCCGCGGTAGATGAGACGTAGACGACCCGTCTAATTTTTACTTCTTTGCATGCCTTAAGAACATTAAGCGTGCCTTTTACAGCTGGTTCAAGCACTTCTACCTGTGATAAGTACCTGGTGTCAAAGATCTCCATATTCACCAAATTAAGCACAGCCCAATTGAATAAGCATCACAGGCACAGCTACCTGCTAGTCCACCTCAAAACCCGAGCTAACAAATAGAGGAGGTGTGATCATAAAAGCAGGCGTACTTATTCAAGTTTCTCTACCTGCAGCTCCTTTCATTCACAATCAGGCTAGTAATACAAAGTCGGCCTTCGTCTATGAATTGACTATTTAGCTCAAATGATAACGACCCGCTGAGCAAGTTCAGATTTTCAATCATCGTACCTACCCTCCTCCGAATTATTCACTATATGAAAGTGCAAATCCTTAGCTTCAAATCAGTATCCGGACTTTACATGCAAACGCGTGGTTTCAAATCAATAATCAACCAGACTGGAAAGCACCGCTAAAACAAGAAAGGGTGGAACTTTTCTTGCCTCAGGATTGGGAACAGAGGAGGATGGTACTGGGGAGGCGACATGAAGGACTCCCGCGCACCCCGCGATGGCAGTCCGGAGAGAATCGTAGTCCAACAAATCGGCCTTGAATATTTTAAGGTTGTCGGAAGCCCTGTCGAGCTTGCTCAAGTGGGCGTACTTCTCGTCCTCTGTCCTCACAACAAATCAAATGTTCCAAAGAATCAATTTCCCATCAACTCAGTAAAGCAGAGCACAGCCGAAGCATGAAAGCTAAGGAAACagaggaagaaggaggagggggTGGAGGATAGTGTTACTCACTGGGGTCTCGCACGGTTCCATGGACGACGTAGCCCTTAGAGAGGAGAAGCTTGACGACCCACGACGCCACAAAGCCTCCCGCCCCCGTCACGCAcactctcttcctctccacCTCCATCGCCATCGCCATCGCCATCGCCATCGCCATCAACGGGTAGAGTAGAAACTTCTTCTTCCCCCTCAGGCGCCGGAGAAGTAGAGAAGGGCTTCTACTAGCCACAAGCTGAAGTCCAACCGCCACGTGGCATAGTCTTGCTCTGCCAACGTGTCAAATGGCACGGATGAATGGTCATCGTCCAACCTTCGCAATGAAGGCCTTCATATTTCCATTTTGGCAAATCCAGTCTCTCAACTTTAAAGGGATGTCCAATTTAGTCCTCCAGAGAAAAATTCCGCCAAACACTAGCATAGATAGCACAGTGGTGTCATATTGTTGTGTTAAGGGTCGTGTCTAAATGAGTCTAACTCCAACATGAAACGTTCATTAAACGAGTCAAAATATGACTCTTAACACAACAATATATGAAGGCACTAAACATGTTCGATCTCAATTGAGTCCCTGCAAGAGTCGTCCATCAGCTTAGATACTCATAGCTCAGCCGCAGCACAAAAGACGAAGAAGCATAGAAGGAAGAGGGTTATTGTCACTCACTCAGATCCCGAACTGTTCCATGGACGACGTGGCCGTTAGAGAGAAGAAGCTTGATGATCCCAGAaagccttctcttgttctccatctccatctaCATGGGCACCTCTCTCTGTGGTTCTTTGTAAGTTCCTCGTACGTCAACTGTTGTAGAAAATGTAAGGAGATGCAAATGAAAATCAGAGTCGAGGTTATCAGTTTTGAAGGCTGGATCTATTACGCAACTTTCTAGATTGGTTATATAAGTCGGGAAGACAAAACATGATGCGATATCTTTCCTGCCCGAAGCGGTCCATACCAAACCATGATCATTTCAGCATGTAAAGTCTAATGCTCCTGCAAGAGATCTAATATAGAAAGTGTAAGGAGATCCAACATGAAAATCACAGTCGATCAGTTTTCCGTTCTCTTCCCCTAACCTGAGTATGATAGCAACTGAAGCAGTTTGGAGGAACCAGATCTATTACGCAACTTTCTCGACTGGGTATATAAATCGGGAAGGCAAATCATGATGCGATAGTTCTACCGCCCGAGCGGTCCATACCAAACAATGATCAAATCAGCACACTTGTATGTGAAGGCTAACGTTCCTGCAAGAGATCTATCCGCCCCTCACCGGGCCTCATTGATTTGCAGCAGGCCAAAGAAGTTCATGATTAATCCAGTAATCTAGAAACGCGTAGCACAGATTGCAGAGCAGTGAAAGTTTCCGGCTTGAATTAAATCCTACTGCCGAAGCATAGGTGACGAAGCTAACGATCTTTATGATCATTCACCTAAACTGTTTACCGTCAAGCTCTTGAAACAGAGGTGACAAAGAACCATATATAGAAACTGGACTCGAACTTCCGCAGATAGTGGATTTGCACCAAATTTATTGTCATTGTTATATCCTCGGATAAAGATTTGGACAGCTGAAGGACATGAAGCCTATACTCTTAGTGGCTCTGCAGTATTCCTTGTCGGACCAGCAAGTCTCGTCCTTCACCCGGAACTTGGGCCAGTTGGGGTTCAGCATCACAACAGCAATAGAAGAGATGTAGACAACCCGCTTAACTTTCTCTTCGGTGCATGCCTTGAGTACATTGTGCATCCCCTTTTCAACTGGTTCAAGCACGTCCACCAGTGACAAGTTGCTCGTGTTAGAAAAACGGACAAAAACCCTTTTTCTAATAAATCAAAGGATGGCTCATTGTGTAAGTAAATTATTGGTTGGTTGTGCGAGCTAGAACACGTATCACTCATAATCAATCAAAGGATGATTTATTATCACAGTGGAGCTCACGATACCCCATGACTTGACAATTAATGCAGCAACTGTTGCTAGCAGTCACTCGGTTGACAACCAAGTAATAATTTCTCCAAATCATTCTTGGGAGGTTGTGCTATTTTTCCATAAAAGTGCTAGACCCGCCGTGAATCGATAGTCTGCTTAACTAACCCGAAGAGATTAAGCTGGATGTTAAATCATCAACCTGCACCGATATATGAACAGAAAAAGTAGTCaattcattcatatatatgataaatgaTACTAGAACAATCACGTCGCAGGTTGATTTCTGCAACCTCATGTTTCACCAAGAGGAGAGTCATTCTATTGGTGCCTTTGCCGCTTTATTACGTGGAAACAGTCGTCTATGGCAATATATGGAAATGGACATTATCAGGACACGTTGATGTGACTTTTACGGGCAAACGACGTAGCTATTGTTTGCTTTATCTTCAATCATAGACTTTTTGGCCCTCGCTTCTTTAATTCGGAATAACAGAAGccacaaaaagaaattttttattaatattgataGGCAAACTACAGGTCAGAAAAATTTGCTTGGATTGAGTTTGACTGCTTGGATTTGGGCAGGCGCTCAGCCTTCCTTGCTTGGTAGTTTGCACGTGAAAGGCTACCTCAACTGCCAATTTCTATTTATTATTAGGTACGTCCTTGCCTTCaacaaaatagataaataaaataaataatttttatatgatgGAAAAACTTTATCTAGCTTCAGACCATACCAGAGAATCGGGAAAGTTGGATGAGAGGGAAAGTTTCTAGGCTAGAGGAGCTCCCCTCGtacgatttttcttttcttttctctccatATGCTAAGAATAAGTAGAAAATCAGAAAAGGATGTAGTAGATTTGAAATTCGATATTTGGTGAGAAATtcagtttcccttaattagtaATCAGGAGTTTAATTCCATCGTACTAAATACGTAAGCCTCTCTTtgtagaaataataataataaaaatagtaaGTAAAAAGTGATTTAATTTCGAATCTTTTGATTATCAAGCATTAAGTACACGGTCGATTGAGTAGCTATAAATATATCAATCTGAAATAATTTACCGAATGCAATTGGATCAAGTGCAACTAATTGCTCCATGTCTAATCCGAGTAAGAGCTATAGTAAATTAACGATTCCCTGGTCACGAGGATAATCGCTTTAAAGCTAGCTTGTAACTAACAAAGTATTGGTTGAGTGGTAAACAACTTTTTATCCGTAAGGAAGAGAATACAAGTTCAAGTCCTGAAAAACACACTTATTAGAAAggagaataacctttaatacTCGATCTTTCGGAATTGCGAGGGTAATGTCTCCTATAATTTTTAttccactgaaaaaaaaaaagctagcTTGTACCCTCAGAATTTTCGTATCATGCTGTTTTTGAGTTTTCTAGCCACTGCTCTGCAAATTATTACGTTGTAGTTCTATCTCCATGCCCATTGCTGCCTTTTCTTGATTAGATATATAGATCATACACGGGAACAATAACATTATAGTTGCAGCTCCCGAAAGTGTCCGACAAACAATGATTATTCAGTTTACTTGTTCATATAGGCTAATTTCACTGCAAGAGATCTATTCGGCTTTTATGGCGGCCTTCTTTGACGGACTCGTCAATTTTACCTGATTCATTTTCACATATCAGACAACTCCAGGGACTGCTATAATTAGTCGGAGTTTGGTTGATTTCTCGATCAATCATTGGTGATGAAGAATCACCTGAAGAGACTATCATCAGACATAAGAACAACGGAACTGTCTCACTTATTGGTGCAACACGTAGGATAAGAACAGCGAAAGAAATTCCGGAACTTCAAAGCAGACTTAAGAAGTTCCGCGACTAATCGAGTCCGATCGAGTAGCGCCCTGGCCTCTCAGTAGCTTTTTCAGTAGAATCCATGAGAGATTCATCGAGCGGCCCATCTGCCCAGCTTCTGCATCTTCTTGGACTATCCCAAAACGGAATATTGGAACATGTTCCGATAATCGTGTTAGTTGATATTTCATACAAGTACGATGTATGGCGACTATTAAATGAGAAATTACAAATacttaatatatatcaaaaaaaCCAATCAAAATAGGGGTAGCGTAGTGGCATACGTCCTCATCTGAGATCGTAAGTTCATTTTTAACATcccaattttaattaaataagagaGAACTATTGCTTATTTCTAATACATGAGTTTGTCAACTGTTGTATATACAAAATCCTTTCCTAAAGAAAGAATGTGTAACACAGTGACACCTATCGTATTGTAGAACTATGTgtacccctttattagatattaatttttttttcattgtactaggccTATGAACTTCCATTTTgaccgggaaaaaaaatatatccttTCCCTACTACTTAtaagaatcttttttttttttatgtgaactATGGTATTCGAAAGTCTAATAGACCCCGACTAATCCGGTCGAGCTGAGTCGTctcactaaggggtaaaactctcacaacaGGAAAACCTTCcttttaagaatatatattctatcctacggaaaaaaagaatatatattctgtcactttatatttatttatacatattactattttgatatataattCATTGTTAATCTTAAGTTTTAAATTGGATATAAAAACTAATATATGGAATACtttcaaataaaagaaataaagtatttaaaaaataaaataatatatgatatttttatttatgtaataacGTAAATAAAAAGAGCCACATGCTTGGGGATCGGCTCTGTCGAAttgtaaaaattgaaaaacatccattatcatatcaatttaaatataaaatgaacattcatttttagaatttttaaaataaaatatttgtcaAATATAAGGTTGGAATACGTTAGACATCCAATATTACActtatgttttattattaatgCACATATCAAAAGGAAGGTTCAGTCACATATTACAACATAAATAATTCAATGTTCACGTAAAGAACAATGCAACATAATGCATTTATTCTTCAAAACATTCATGTcactaaatataattatatattaaattgacAGGAGCGCCTGCGAAACGCTCTGGAACTCACTTAGTTTTTATTGGAAATTATTTTCACTCTTCGGTGTTATTTATCGgcactataatatatatgtagctaGGACAGAATAGTGAACGAAGTTCCGGAACTTCACGGCGGACCAGAGAAGTTCCATCACTAATCGAGTAGCCCCCTCTGTCGGTAGTTCTCGATAGAGTCCACAAGAGTTTCCTCAAGCGGCCTGTAAGTCCAACCCAGCTTCTGCAGCTTCTCGGAGCTCAGCTGGTGGGGGTATTCACACTCAGCAAAGCTGCCAAAAAACGAGAATTAAGAGTTAATACGGGACGAAATCTTTAGCAATCATCTGCAGAAAGTTTATGACCGAGGCTCTTCGAGTAGAGAAACTTACTTCTCCAAGTAcgtcaggtcaggatacaaaCTCTTCAGTTTTTCTACCAAATCTATGCCCTTGATGTTCTCTGCCATGCAAATGTATCGGCCTTCTGCCTCATGTTTCTCGTATACCAATAATATAGCATTTGCAATATCTCGTGCATCCACTATATTCCAGTACTTGTTGGGAACAGTATCCCCATCACCTATGTCACACCTCAGACCGAGATTTACTGGTTAAGTCCCAAAGCAAACTATATAGCTTCCCTCGTAAATTCTGAATACATAAAAGTGGAACTTTCCCTGAATGGTTCATGAAAATAGATCAATGCTCAGCATAAGCTTGGTTCTTGCGGAACTACCTTGCTCGACCTTAATATATATGCCCTTCACAAAGTTTGCGAGCAGTAAGCTGCTGAGGTTAATTGTAGGCTGCAGAACTGGCCCAAATACATAGCCGGGTAGAACTGCAACAACATCCAGCTCGTTTTGTTTCCCGTATTCGAAAGCAACCCGTTCTGCTTCAGTTTTAGAAAGGAAATACCAGTCCTATAGAAAAGCCGAAGAAATGACAATTACTGAAATTCAGAAGCAAAGGAATCACAAGTCGGCAACTAAACAAAGAAATCTGACTTTCTAGTCGAGAGCATATACCCCAGTGGCCCTGCAGTATTCTGGGTCGGACCAGCAAGTCTCGTCCTTCACCCGGTCCTTGGGCCAGTTGGGGTTCAGCATCACAGCACCAATATCTGAGATGTAGACAACCCGCTTAACTTTCTCTACGGTGCATGCCCTGAGTACATTGAGCGTCCCCTTTACAACTGGTTCAAGATCCACCTGTGAAAAGTTACGTTGCTCGTGTTAGAAAAATGGACAGAAACCCTGTTTCTAAAATCCATCATACCGACAGAGCATATTGCTTCTTTTCTATTTGAacgaattataaaataatttctcatCCCTTTACGAGTTAACATGCTGGACGATTTAGTGTACTCTTGCCTCTGGATTGGCAGGGTTCAAAGTGGTGGCCGGGCAGGCGACGTGGATGACTCCAACGCCaactttccgtccaaaattgacggaattgcacacgtaGCACGTTAATTTTGTACGGAAAGTTGGCGTCGGGCTAGATGTGAAATCAACAACGTTAGATATCTCacgtaaaaaatcaagtttgagctaaaactaaaaattctttcaaacgttaggttacatggcataattatccaaaaaaaaaatcacatttacACATACTACTGCGGACAAAGGCATGTCTTCGGGGACCACCTTCAACAAACACAAAGCCTCATTCACTTTCCTCCAGACAGTAGTTGGGAAAGTTAAAACATAGTTCAGACCTGGTCTTGGACCCCATATGCCACGCAAAGCTGAAAGCTTTCCTCGACCCGGATGCTCCCACAGAGAGAATCATCACTGTAGCTACTCAGATGAAACGAGCCACAACAACCGATGCAACTTCTCAGAATCACATCGACGACAACCAAAGAAGCATATTCGAGTGCAGATTCGAGTCGGACGAATCTGATGGTGGAATTAGGGCTTGGAAACAAGGGGCTAGGGATTCGTTCTGGGGAGTCAATTTCTCTTCTCTTCGCGCGTTTGGCCGCGCAAGTCATTTATTAGGGATTTCGGgagtttttgattttttttttttaattaggtCTTGAATGACCAGCGTGTCATTTAACGACCCAactcagccaaaaaaaaaaaagaaaaaaggaaccATGTCATCACTTAACGCGAGGGACTTGTTAAAAACATGAACGGAAGAACCAAATTGTACAAACGTTTCAAACAGTGGGACTAAATTGTAGAGGAAATGTCTTTCAGTGACCAATTGATATCGAGTTGTATCTTTTAGGGAccaaattgtcaattttgtGGTTATTGGTTGGTTGCCATAATCAATGAAAGTAAATTATCGATTGGTTGCCTGGACCACTGGCAATCAATGAAAGTAGGTTATTGGTTGGTTGCTCGTACCACTCATAATCAATGAAAGTAAGTTATTGGTTGGTTGCCCATATCGCTCATAACTAATATGTCCGAGTGTAGCTAAAAGTGTGTCTCGTGTAAGTCTCCCATCGCTCGAGTACAAAAGATGAACCCGGCTCAAGATCAGTACGTATAGGTAGAAATAAACTACTCATTCTACCACAGTTGTTTGCGAAAAACAACCACCACCGTggttgttttattttcaaccgTTGGATCGGATTTTGCGAGATCCAAACTGTACACGTGTCTCGATTTTTTAAGATAAAAAGATTCACCCCTCTATCTTTGAGTCCTGATTCCTTTGACCACGCAACTACTCGATGATTCTCGGTCGCGCCCGTGAACAAGTCGAAATCGGTTGATACTAAACCGAACCAAAATCTACCGGTTCacttaaataaataacaacttattcatcaattttttattaaaaaaagggaaaaattaaataaaaaaacaagtCAATCGACACGCGCATCTTACTGCCCCACCTGCATCAAGAACAAAGGGTCAAGAACAACATAGcagataaaaatcaaaatcaaaaatcCAAAGTTTCATAAAACGCGTCTGCCTTCGGTCCCCTCCCTCCGATCACTGCACGTTCCTGGCCGAGTCCTTTCCCTCCGAAATTTGACTAAATTTGATCGATGAGATCTCTGTCTCTTATTCAATTGCTATGTGTCTTGAAGCAAGGCTTTGACAAACAATGAACATAACAAGGACTCAACTGACCTTTGGAAGAAAAACAAGCCCTCTTGATTGTGCTTAAATTGCTTTAACTCACATCAATACCAATTTGTAATTCAGACACGCAACAAGAAATTTGCATAAACAATTCTCGATTCGAACCTGTTCGTCGGCTACAGGGGTAGGCTCGGGGCTGGAGGGCTCGAGCATATCAGGTGAGGCCATGGACGGGGATGGCAGAAGCGATTTGCAGCCGGAGAAGAATGCCTCGGAGGAGGTGGCATCGGTGATTGAACGGGCCTCTACTCCGGTGGAAGAGCCGGCCAGGTAAAGGGAAGGAAAGGGGCTGCTGTGGCTGCTGACATTCCGTGAGTTGCGAGCGCTCGGGAGGGAAGTGGCCGTGAGGTCGGAAGCTCGGAGGGGAGGGGGATAAGTCGGCGTCGGAGGGGGAGGACCTCGGCCGGGAACGTGCGGTGATTGGAGGGGAAGGGATCGAAGGTAGACGTTTTTGATGAAACTTTAGGGATTTTACTTGATgtaattgtttatttttttaaaaaaatttcttttctctttttaataaatgatgatgaagaagttgttatttatttaaatgaaTGGGTAGATTTTAGTTCGGTTTAGTATCGAACCGACTTCGATTTGTTCACGGACGCGACCGGGGATCG
Above is a window of Punica granatum isolate Tunisia-2019 chromosome 7, ASM765513v2, whole genome shotgun sequence DNA encoding:
- the LOC116214913 gene encoding cinnamoyl-CoA reductase 2-like isoform X2, encoding MAMAMAMAMAMEVERKRVCVTGAGGFVASWVVKLLLSKGYVVHGTVRDPKDEKYAHLSKLDRASDNLKIFKADLLDYDSLRTAIAGCAGVLHVASPVPSSSVPNPEVEVLEPAVKGTLNVLKACKEVKIRRVVYVSSTAAVVMNPNWPKDQVMDESCWSSKEYCKATENWYCLSKTEAESAAFEYAKQNGLDVVAVCPGLIFGPVLQLTLNSSTLVLVKLVQGGEDSVPNRLRPLVDVRDVAEAVIMAYEKPEAEGRYICVAHAIKTRDLAEKLRRLYPDFTYPKNYSETQHDNKLNSEKLQKLGWTYRPLEETLIDSIESYREAGLLK
- the LOC116214913 gene encoding cinnamoyl-CoA reductase 2-like isoform X1, whose amino-acid sequence is MAMAMAMAMAMEVERKRVCVTGAGGFVASWVVKLLLSKGYVVHGTVRDPKDEKYAHLSKLDRASDNLKIFKADLLDYDSLRTAIAGCAGVLHVASPVPSSSVPNPEVEVLEPAVKGTLNVLKACKEVKIRRVVYVSSTAAVVMNPNWPKDQVMDESCWSSKEYCKATENWYCLSKTEAESAAFEYAKQNGLDVVAVCPGLIFGPVLQLTLNSSTLVLVKLVQGTYMQLVQGGEDSVPNRLRPLVDVRDVAEAVIMAYEKPEAEGRYICVAHAIKTRDLAEKLRRLYPDFTYPKNYSETQHDNKLNSEKLQKLGWTYRPLEETLIDSIESYREAGLLK
- the LOC116214170 gene encoding cinnamoyl-CoA reductase 1-like isoform X2: MILSVGASGSRKAFSFAWHMGSKTSPTPTFRTKLTCYVCNSVNFGRKVGVGVIHVACPATTLNPANPEVDLEPVVKGTLNVLRACTVEKVKRVVYISDIGAVMLNPNWPKDRVKDETCWSDPEYCRATGDWYFLSKTEAERVAFEYGKQNELDVVAVLPGYVFGPVLQPTINLSSLLLANFVKGIYIKVEQGDGDTVPNKYWNIVDARDIANAILLVYEKHEAEGRYICMAENIKGIDLVEKLKSLYPDLTYLENFAECEYPHQLSSEKLQKLGWTYRPLEETLVDSIENYRQRGLLD
- the LOC116214170 gene encoding cinnamoyl-CoA reductase 1-like isoform X1, with protein sequence MTCAAKRAKRREIDSPERIPSPLFPSPNSTIRFVRLESALEYASLVVVDVILRSCIGCCGSFHLSSYSDDSLCGSIRVEESFQLCVAYGVQDQVDLEPVVKGTLNVLRACTVEKVKRVVYISDIGAVMLNPNWPKDRVKDETCWSDPEYCRATGDWYFLSKTEAERVAFEYGKQNELDVVAVLPGYVFGPVLQPTINLSSLLLANFVKGIYIKVEQGDGDTVPNKYWNIVDARDIANAILLVYEKHEAEGRYICMAENIKGIDLVEKLKSLYPDLTYLENFAECEYPHQLSSEKLQKLGWTYRPLEETLVDSIENYRQRGLLD